The sequence below is a genomic window from Proteus vulgaris.
AAAGCGTTCGCGCTCTGCCTCTGGCGTTGGTAGCATTGAGAATATTTGCCCGCCGTTATTATTCACTACGATAATAACATTAGGCGCATAAACTTGTTGATGCAACGCCAAACTATTTAAATCATACAGTGCAGATAAATCACCTAATATTGTTAATGTTGGCTTTCCTGTTGCTCGATGAACACCCGCAGATGTTGAAATTAAGCCATCAATACCACTCGCACCTCGATTGCTCATCACAGGATAACCTTGAGGCAATTGAGCAAATGCATCAATTAATCGCACTATCAGACTATTGCCAACAAATAGCTGTCCATCATTAGGAAGTAATTTATCTAATTGGTGCGCAACCTGTGCTTCACCGAAATAATCAGTTATTTCACTGACTTTCTGGTAGGTTTGTTTGGCTATATTAGCTAATGCATTTGTCCACAGTGAATTATCAATCGCAGGATGTGCCGTTAACCACTGCATAGGTGGTAATGTAAATTTCTCACCTTGATGATGACCAGGATCTAAGCGTCCCGGAATAGGATCAATAATCCAATACGTTTTTGGAGAACATCCTACTTGCCATTGTAATAAGCGTTTTCCTGTTAAACTTGAACCAAATTGAATAACGATTTCAGCCTTATTTAATTCTGATTTTATCTGTGGATTATTCAACCATAAATCGGCACAAGGTAACGGTTGCCCAGTTTGTGATAATACATCACTCAATAAAGGCCAACCTAATTGTGAAGCCCATTTTGCAACTTCAACACCCTCTTCTGGGCTAATACGCCCTGCAATAACCACACCTTTTTTCTGACGTAGTACATTCCACTGAGGATGCATAGTGACAGAGGTAAAAAGTGTTTCTTGTAGCCACGGTTTATCACTTTGCCACCAATTCCCTAATGCTTCAGTCCATGGTGTTGATGTTTCAACATCATCCCCATATAAAGGTTCTGCAAAAGGACAATTGACGTGTAATGCACCATGAACCAATGTATTCATTGCATTATCAAGGGTAGAAACTAACCAGCTTGCAGAAATATCTGCTGTTGGTCTTGGTAAAGAGAGTGTCTGTGAAGGATGCGTTGCAAAAATACCTTGCTGGCGGATAGCTTGGTTTGCACCACAATCGATTAATTCAGGCGGTCTATCTGCGGTTAAAAAGACAACACGTTCACCCGTTAATCCGGCTTCAATCAACGCTGGATATAAATTGGCAACGGCGGTTCCAGATGTCACGATAACAGCGACAGGCTCTTTGGTTGCTTTTGCGAGTCCCAAAGCTAAATGACCAAGACCGCGCTCATCAAAATGCGTATGGCAAACTAACTTTTGATTGGCAGCCGCCGCAAGTGTTAAAGGGGTCGAGCGAGATCCGGGGGCAATACAGATATGGCGTAAGCCATGACGAGTCAAAGTTTCGAGTATAACTTTAGCCCATTGGCGATTAAACGAACTATTAGACATTGATCATCCCAACAACGAAAACCTGCAATTGCTATTATAATATCTGTTCCTAAATACTTTTCCTTAGCCTAGTTCAATGAACAGAAGTTTTCGTTAAATAAATCGTTAAAGAAAACACTCAAAGAGTGCATTATTTAGGCTAATCATCCACTCTATTTTCAATGAGCTCTTTTTTATCGTTAAGAATAGGAATAAATAGCGCTAGTGCTCTAAAGGATAGCATCAATTAGTTAACAATTAGCAGTGGTTATTTGAAGAGTAGCACTAAATAACTGACTTTAAAAAACTACTCATCAAATT
It includes:
- the menD gene encoding 2-succinyl-5-enolpyruvyl-6-hydroxy-3-cyclohexene-1-carboxylic-acid synthase, whose translation is MSNSSFNRQWAKVILETLTRHGLRHICIAPGSRSTPLTLAAAANQKLVCHTHFDERGLGHLALGLAKATKEPVAVIVTSGTAVANLYPALIEAGLTGERVVFLTADRPPELIDCGANQAIRQQGIFATHPSQTLSLPRPTADISASWLVSTLDNAMNTLVHGALHVNCPFAEPLYGDDVETSTPWTEALGNWWQSDKPWLQETLFTSVTMHPQWNVLRQKKGVVIAGRISPEEGVEVAKWASQLGWPLLSDVLSQTGQPLPCADLWLNNPQIKSELNKAEIVIQFGSSLTGKRLLQWQVGCSPKTYWIIDPIPGRLDPGHHQGEKFTLPPMQWLTAHPAIDNSLWTNALANIAKQTYQKVSEITDYFGEAQVAHQLDKLLPNDGQLFVGNSLIVRLIDAFAQLPQGYPVMSNRGASGIDGLISTSAGVHRATGKPTLTILGDLSALYDLNSLALHQQVYAPNVIIVVNNNGGQIFSMLPTPEAERERFYCMPHSLNFKHAAAMFGLHYVSPTSWDALLTTVQACWTGAPTTTLIELIVDDTDGAKTLNQLVKQVTSHDFSMSAI